The Actinomycetota bacterium genome has a window encoding:
- a CDS encoding PaaI family thioesterase, with protein sequence MCFVCGVENAFGMHARFLDVEGGEVVCLFTPSEQHQGYPGRLHGGLAAAVIDETIGRAISLDEPDTWYVTIELTTRYRKPVPLGEQLRAVGRITSESARAFEASGEILLADGTVAVEATGRYLK encoded by the coding sequence ATGTGCTTCGTGTGCGGCGTCGAGAACGCCTTCGGCATGCATGCGCGCTTCCTCGACGTCGAGGGCGGCGAGGTCGTGTGCCTCTTCACGCCGTCCGAGCAGCACCAGGGCTACCCGGGGCGGCTGCACGGCGGGCTCGCGGCCGCCGTCATCGACGAGACCATCGGCCGCGCGATCAGCCTCGACGAGCCGGACACGTGGTACGTGACGATCGAGCTCACCACCCGCTACCGCAAGCCGGTCCCGCTCGGCGAGCAGCTACGGGCGGTCGGCCGGATCACGTCGGAGTCGGCGCGCGCGTTCGAAGCGTCGGGCGAGATCCTGCTCGCCGACGGGACCGTCGCGGTGGAGGCGACCGGCCGCTACCTGAAG